The following proteins are encoded in a genomic region of Paenibacillus sp. FSL H3-0469:
- the aroC gene encoding chorismate synthase has product MSLRYLTAGETHGPQLTAIIEGLPSNLTLDFEELNFQLHRRQKGYGRGRRMQIEKDTAQIAGGVRHGYTTGAPVALIVENKDWTHWKNIMNIEPIPGSDEEKRRVNRPRPGHADLNGGLKYNHTDLRNVLERSSARETAARVAVGGVARQLLAAFGVKIAGQVIRIGEIEAPANDLPIDELIARTEESSVRVVDKETEQKMEAYIDKIKEEGDSIGGIVECIVEGLPIGLGSYVQSDRKLDGAIAGAVMSINAFKGVEIGIGFEAGKLRGSQVHDEIMYEASKGYYRASNRLGGFEGGMTNGMPVVVRGVMKPIPTLYKPLQSVDIDTKEPFTAQVERSDACAVPAACVVLESVVAWEIAKAFLDKFGGDSLEEIRANYNNYLAQLESY; this is encoded by the coding sequence ATGAGTTTGCGCTATTTAACAGCGGGGGAAACGCACGGCCCCCAGCTTACTGCCATTATTGAGGGATTGCCCAGTAATTTAACACTTGACTTTGAAGAACTTAATTTCCAGCTGCACCGGAGACAGAAGGGCTACGGCCGCGGACGCCGGATGCAGATTGAGAAGGATACTGCCCAGATTGCCGGCGGTGTACGCCACGGCTATACTACCGGAGCTCCTGTAGCGCTCATTGTGGAGAACAAGGACTGGACACACTGGAAGAACATTATGAACATTGAGCCGATTCCGGGCAGTGACGAAGAGAAGCGCCGGGTGAACCGTCCGCGTCCCGGTCATGCGGACCTGAACGGCGGACTTAAGTATAATCATACCGATCTGCGTAACGTGCTGGAGCGCTCCAGCGCCCGTGAGACGGCCGCAAGAGTAGCCGTAGGCGGAGTAGCCCGTCAGCTGCTTGCAGCCTTCGGGGTGAAGATTGCCGGACAAGTCATCCGGATCGGAGAGATTGAAGCACCTGCTAATGATCTGCCTATCGATGAGTTGATTGCCCGGACTGAAGAATCCTCTGTGCGGGTAGTGGACAAGGAGACAGAGCAGAAGATGGAGGCTTACATAGACAAGATCAAGGAAGAAGGCGACTCCATCGGCGGGATTGTGGAATGTATTGTCGAAGGTCTGCCTATTGGCCTTGGCAGTTATGTACAGTCCGACCGCAAGCTGGATGGTGCCATCGCCGGAGCCGTGATGTCGATCAATGCCTTCAAGGGCGTGGAGATCGGAATCGGCTTCGAAGCCGGGAAGCTGCGCGGCTCACAGGTCCATGACGAGATTATGTATGAAGCCTCGAAGGGTTACTACCGGGCGAGCAACCGGCTGGGCGGGTTCGAAGGCGGAATGACCAATGGAATGCCAGTGGTCGTCAGAGGGGTAATGAAGCCGATCCCGACGCTGTACAAGCCGCTGCAGAGTGTGGATATCGATACGAAGGAGCCGTTCACAGCCCAGGTGGAGCGTTCAGATGCCTGTGCCGTTCCGGCAGCTTGTGTCGTACTGGAGAGTGTAGTAGCCTGGGAGATTGCCAAGGCGTTCCTGGACAAATTCGGCGGGGACTCTCTGGAAGAGATCCGCGCGAACTATAATAATTACCTGGCCCAGCTGGAGAGCTACTAG
- a CDS encoding protein-glutamate O-methyltransferase CheR, giving the protein MAEREESSLTPDPDYTGFIHNIKQSTGIDLAQYKEAQMKRRLTTLRMKNGYNTFNEFYAAMMKDKALFYEFLDRMTINVSEFWRNPNRWEVLRDVVLPDLQRSGRRLKLWSAACSTGEEPYTLAMILSDKNILAQTGILATDIDDGALAKAKQGIYLERSLKDVPKDVADRYFTPEGPVFKVSEGLKKNIDFRKQNLLLDKFDEGFDLIICRNVMIYFTEEAKNKLYHKFSASLRPGGYLFVGSTEQIFTPAQYGFESTETFFYRKK; this is encoded by the coding sequence ATGGCTGAACGTGAAGAATCCTCATTAACCCCGGACCCTGATTACACCGGATTTATTCATAATATCAAACAAAGCACAGGCATTGACCTTGCGCAGTATAAGGAAGCACAGATGAAGCGGCGGCTGACTACGCTCCGTATGAAGAACGGCTACAATACCTTTAACGAATTCTATGCGGCCATGATGAAGGACAAGGCTCTGTTCTATGAGTTTTTGGACCGCATGACGATCAATGTCTCCGAATTCTGGCGGAATCCGAACCGCTGGGAAGTGCTGCGGGATGTGGTTCTGCCGGATCTTCAGCGTTCCGGCCGCAGACTGAAGCTATGGAGTGCCGCCTGTTCAACGGGGGAAGAGCCTTATACGCTGGCGATGATTCTTTCAGACAAGAATATTCTGGCCCAGACCGGGATTCTGGCTACAGATATTGATGACGGGGCGCTGGCCAAAGCCAAGCAGGGAATCTATCTGGAGCGCTCCCTGAAGGATGTGCCCAAAGATGTGGCAGACCGGTATTTCACACCGGAAGGACCGGTCTTCAAGGTCAGCGAAGGACTGAAGAAGAATATTGATTTCCGCAAGCAGAATTTGCTGCTGGATAAATTCGACGAAGGCTTCGATTTGATTATCTGCCGCAATGTCATGATCTACTTCACCGAAGAAGCCAAGAATAAGCTGTATCATAAATTCTCGGCCAGTCTGCGTCCGGGGGGCTATCTGTTCGTGGGCAGCACGGAGCAGATCTTTACACCGGCGCAGTATGGCTTCGAGTCGACCGAAACCTTCTTTTACCGCAAGAAATAG
- the ndk gene encoding nucleoside-diphosphate kinase, giving the protein MEQTYLMIKPDGVQRGLIGRIVARLEDKGFKLVAAKLITVTEEQAKKHYAEHDGKDFFPELVSFITSGPVFAMVWEGDDVIALSRLLIGKTKVGEALPGTIRGDYASHTPLNLIHGSDSPDSAAREIANFFAPDELAQYHKDIAAWM; this is encoded by the coding sequence ATGGAACAAACGTATCTGATGATCAAACCGGATGGTGTACAGCGCGGACTGATCGGGCGCATCGTCGCCCGTCTGGAAGACAAGGGATTCAAGCTGGTCGCTGCCAAGCTGATTACCGTGACTGAGGAGCAGGCCAAGAAGCATTATGCGGAGCACGACGGCAAGGATTTTTTCCCGGAGCTGGTAAGCTTCATCACTTCCGGCCCTGTGTTCGCCATGGTATGGGAAGGCGATGATGTCATCGCGTTATCGCGTCTGCTGATCGGCAAAACCAAGGTCGGTGAGGCTCTGCCGGGCACCATCCGCGGGGATTATGCCAGCCATACTCCGCTTAATCTGATTCACGGATCGGATTCACCGGACAGTGCAGCACGTGAGATCGCCAATTTCTTCGCTCCGGATGAGCTGGCACAGTATCATAAAGACATCGCAGCCTGGATGTAA
- a CDS encoding polyprenyl synthetase family protein, producing the protein MKRLQIFGLLNKDMDQIEKELYRSVQGDDELLSETSLHLLRAGGKRLRPVFVLMGGKFGTYDLEKLKRVAIPLELIHSASLVHDDVIDDAELRRGEPTVKAKWGDKIAMYTGDYIYAKALVMTSGLKNPLIHQILSKAMVEMSIGEMEQIRDFFNSGQSVRHYLRRIRRKTALLIAVSCQLGALAADAEPGTARLLYNYGYNVGMAFQIRDDLLDLSGTEKQIGKPPGSDMRQGNITLPVIYSLQDERLRSRLLEELEAIREGNSGGGRAIDLILSGDGISRAEELASRYIAKALDALEQLPSNRTKRNLRDIAFFVTGRAY; encoded by the coding sequence ATGAAGCGACTGCAAATATTCGGCTTGCTGAACAAAGATATGGATCAGATTGAGAAAGAGCTGTACCGCAGTGTCCAGGGGGATGATGAACTGCTGAGCGAGACCTCGCTGCATCTGCTGAGAGCAGGGGGCAAGCGGCTCCGGCCGGTATTCGTGCTGATGGGCGGCAAATTCGGGACCTATGATCTCGAAAAGCTGAAGCGCGTCGCTATTCCGCTGGAGCTGATTCACAGCGCCTCGCTGGTCCACGATGATGTCATTGACGATGCGGAGCTCCGGCGGGGAGAGCCAACCGTCAAGGCGAAATGGGGCGACAAGATCGCCATGTATACCGGTGACTATATTTATGCCAAGGCACTTGTGATGACTTCAGGGCTGAAGAATCCCCTGATTCATCAGATTCTCTCCAAAGCGATGGTAGAGATGTCCATCGGAGAGATGGAGCAGATCCGCGACTTCTTCAACAGCGGACAGAGCGTGCGCCATTACCTGCGGAGAATCCGCCGGAAGACAGCGCTGCTGATTGCCGTCAGCTGTCAGCTTGGCGCTCTGGCTGCAGATGCGGAGCCGGGAACAGCCAGGCTCCTCTATAATTACGGATATAACGTTGGGATGGCGTTTCAAATCCGTGATGATCTGCTCGATCTCTCCGGAACGGAGAAGCAAATTGGCAAGCCGCCCGGAAGCGATATGCGGCAGGGGAATATTACTCTGCCTGTCATCTATAGTCTGCAGGATGAGCGGCTCCGCAGCCGCCTGCTTGAAGAGCTTGAAGCGATTCGTGAAGGGAATAGCGGGGGGGGCCGCGCGATCGACCTGATTCTCTCCGGCGACGGAATTTCCCGTGCGGAGGAGTTAGCTTCGCGCTATATCGCCAAGGCACTGGATGCACTGGAGCAGCTGCCCAGCAACCGGACGAAGCGCAATTTGCGCGATATCGCCTTTTTCGTGACCGGCCGGGCTTATTGA
- a CDS encoding menaquinone biosynthesis protein: MTDLEHTVIGKISYTNSWPVYHYFDPSALSFPAEMVSEVPAVLNRGMAAGDIHVGALSSFAYATSSDRLLLLPGLSVSADGPVRSIFLFSKKPLQQLGSGTIAVTNTSATSVNLLKILMHKALGASPEYISSDPDLNIMMQQADAGLLIGDHAIRASWQDQGYEVTDLGGLWKEWTGHSMTFAVWAVNRKAAARNPEAIAEIAEAFERSKRRGLNDLGPVIHEACCTIGGTAAYWRDYFRNLCYDFGERQQEGLNLYFRYAYEMGLLPQEVKMELWSHNLLTRVKE; this comes from the coding sequence ATGACAGATCTGGAACACACCGTCATCGGCAAAATCAGCTACACCAATTCATGGCCGGTCTATCATTATTTCGACCCCTCTGCTTTAAGCTTTCCTGCTGAAATGGTGAGTGAGGTGCCTGCCGTGCTTAACCGGGGCATGGCAGCAGGCGATATTCATGTTGGGGCTTTATCCTCCTTTGCTTACGCTACGTCCAGCGACCGGCTGCTGCTGCTGCCCGGTCTGTCCGTCAGCGCGGACGGTCCGGTGCGGTCGATATTTCTCTTCTCCAAAAAGCCGCTTCAGCAGCTTGGCAGCGGAACGATAGCCGTGACGAACACCTCAGCTACCTCGGTCAATCTGCTGAAGATTCTGATGCATAAGGCCTTAGGGGCCAGCCCGGAGTATATTAGCAGCGATCCCGATCTGAACATCATGATGCAGCAGGCGGATGCCGGACTCCTGATTGGTGACCATGCCATTCGTGCCTCCTGGCAGGATCAGGGCTATGAAGTGACGGATCTGGGCGGGCTGTGGAAGGAATGGACCGGCCATAGTATGACCTTTGCTGTATGGGCGGTTAACCGCAAGGCTGCGGCCCGGAATCCTGAGGCTATTGCCGAGATTGCCGAAGCCTTCGAGCGGAGCAAGAGACGCGGCCTGAATGATCTGGGACCGGTAATTCACGAAGCCTGCTGCACGATCGGGGGCACGGCCGCCTATTGGAGAGATTACTTCCGTAATTTATGTTATGACTTTGGGGAAAGGCAGCAGGAAGGTCTGAACCTCTATTTCCGCTATGCCTATGAAATGGGCCTGCTGCCGCAGGAAGTGAAGATGGAGCTTTGGAGCCACAATCTGCTGACACGGGTGAAAGAATGA
- a CDS encoding flavin prenyltransferase UbiX, with product MTEHKPKNFVVGITGASGAIYGIRLTETLLSLGYTVHLVVSNAGWRVFKEELGYAVTDREGLLNEQFGSYPGSLLYHPVQDIGASIASGSFRTEGMIIMPCSMGTLSAVAHGSSDNLMTRAADVMLKEGRPLVLVPRETPLHAIHLENMLKLSRMGVKLIPAMPAFYYGPATMDDLINFMVGKVLDSFGIEHALFRRWGDEG from the coding sequence ATGACCGAACATAAGCCAAAGAACTTCGTGGTTGGCATTACTGGTGCGAGCGGTGCGATCTACGGCATCCGGCTGACAGAGACACTCCTGTCCCTCGGTTATACAGTACATCTGGTTGTCAGTAATGCGGGCTGGCGTGTCTTCAAGGAGGAGCTGGGTTATGCTGTAACTGACCGGGAAGGCCTGCTGAACGAGCAGTTCGGCAGCTATCCCGGTTCTCTTCTGTATCACCCGGTACAGGATATCGGTGCTTCGATTGCCAGCGGTTCCTTCCGGACAGAGGGGATGATTATTATGCCCTGCTCGATGGGAACACTGTCTGCTGTAGCGCATGGCAGCTCGGATAATCTGATGACGCGGGCTGCAGATGTCATGCTGAAGGAAGGGCGTCCGCTCGTTCTGGTGCCCCGGGAGACACCGCTGCATGCGATTCACCTGGAGAATATGCTGAAGCTGTCGCGGATGGGCGTCAAGCTGATTCCGGCAATGCCAGCGTTCTATTACGGTCCTGCCACTATGGATGATCTGATTAATTTCATGGTCGGTAAGGTGCTTGACAGCTTCGGGATAGAGCATGCTTTATTTCGCAGATGGGGGGATGAAGGATGA